A genome region from Vibrio tapetis subsp. tapetis includes the following:
- a CDS encoding DeoR/GlpR family DNA-binding transcription regulator, whose amino-acid sequence MRSLQIVELVNSQRSATVEEIAIAFDVSVETIRRDLKKLDKEGSLKKVHGGAVSVQHIDEGQSFIARSKNYLDEKESLVTRALEHIEEGMVIGLDASSSSWCLARKMPNINCTVITNSLQIVIGLEGKDNVHIICTGGSYSEKYSSFYGPLAVNMLSNMSIDISFISCVGFDYDSGVWDSNEYNYQIKQTLIDISDKVILIADKSKYKKRSFLKICGSDSIDITITDA is encoded by the coding sequence ATGAGAAGCCTACAGATTGTTGAATTAGTAAATAGTCAACGAAGTGCAACTGTTGAAGAAATAGCGATCGCTTTTGATGTGTCAGTTGAAACAATACGCCGTGATCTAAAAAAATTAGATAAAGAAGGTTCTCTTAAAAAAGTGCATGGAGGTGCTGTTAGTGTACAGCATATAGATGAGGGGCAATCCTTTATAGCTCGTTCTAAAAACTATTTAGATGAGAAAGAGTCGCTGGTCACGAGAGCATTAGAACATATTGAAGAGGGTATGGTTATAGGGCTTGATGCTAGTTCATCTAGTTGGTGTTTAGCTCGAAAGATGCCTAACATAAACTGTACTGTAATTACTAACTCCTTACAGATTGTTATCGGGCTCGAGGGGAAAGACAATGTACATATAATATGTACTGGTGGTAGTTACTCTGAAAAATACAGCAGTTTTTATGGGCCATTGGCTGTAAATATGCTATCGAATATGTCAATTGATATCAGTTTCATTTCATGTGTAGGCTTCGATTATGATTCAGGGGTATGGGATTCAAATGAATACAATTACCAAATAAAACAAACTCTAATAGATATATCCGATAAAGTGATTTTAATTGCGGATAAATCTAAATATAAAAAGAGAAGTTTTCTTAAGATATGTGGTAGTGATTCAATTGATATCACTATCACTGATGCCTAA
- a CDS encoding MotA/TolQ/ExbB proton channel family protein, with translation MDWMLSNLTSSELVATWLDSLSHFMDQGGPILWWLSGVVGVCWLLIVERVLFLTVSFPKQKSTWITSWNVRDDKSSWYAMSIRKGWLSEAHIALNQNLNLIKVLVAICPMLGLLGTVTGMISVFDVMATLGSSQPRLMAAGISLATLPTMAGMVAALAGMFAHARLSKACKWREIKLEKQLRSR, from the coding sequence ATGGATTGGATGTTGTCAAACTTGACCTCATCAGAGCTGGTAGCCACATGGTTGGACTCCCTAAGCCATTTTATGGATCAAGGTGGGCCAATCTTGTGGTGGCTATCAGGTGTGGTTGGCGTGTGCTGGTTGTTAATCGTCGAGCGAGTGTTGTTTTTGACGGTGAGCTTTCCAAAACAAAAATCGACATGGATTACGTCTTGGAACGTACGTGACGATAAAAGCTCTTGGTACGCGATGTCTATTCGTAAGGGTTGGTTAAGTGAAGCTCATATCGCCCTAAACCAAAACTTAAATTTGATCAAAGTGCTGGTAGCCATTTGCCCAATGTTGGGGTTACTTGGCACAGTGACAGGCATGATTTCAGTATTTGATGTAATGGCGACCTTGGGTAGCAGCCAGCCTCGCTTAATGGCTGCTGGTATATCCCTTGCGACCTTGCCGACCATGGCCGGCATGGTGGCAGCACTTGCGGGAATGTTTGCTCACGCTCGGTTATCAAAAGCCTGTAAATGGCGTGAAATTAAATTAGAAAAACAGTTAAGGAGCCGATGA
- the fucP gene encoding L-fucose:H+ symporter permease, with product MSDALDIPMPKSSNGKEAEVIPKEIKFAFWLLCSCFAMWGLANNMTDVLIAQFRKVFTLTDMQSGLVQTAFYGAYFCLALPAALFIQRYSYKAGVLLGLGLFATGALLFYPAAQAMEYMPFLMALFVLAGGLSILETSANPYILAMGPEETATRRLNIAQACNPIGSITGVLIGKFYILTQLNPATDTERAAMAADELGKIQSEELYAVMMPYLGVAAVIALIWVLILKTKMPVAKDVATGDEATFGQAFHRIVKRSHFTKGVLAQFFYVGAQIGCWSWTIRYVMQEVGGTEAEASTYLLTSIVVFSAMRWVCVALMKHIEPQKLLAMLAAAAAILVGVVMLVGGVTGAYALVGISACMSLMFPTIFGLSLRDLGADSKFGGSFLIMAILGGALLTAIMGQISDAAGIGAAFVIPFIGFVYLVYYGAKGYQVK from the coding sequence ATGTCTGATGCTTTAGATATACCTATGCCTAAATCCAGTAATGGAAAAGAGGCTGAAGTAATACCCAAGGAAATTAAATTTGCATTTTGGCTACTTTGTTCATGTTTTGCCATGTGGGGTTTAGCTAATAATATGACGGATGTGCTTATCGCACAGTTTCGAAAAGTATTTACGTTAACAGATATGCAATCTGGCTTAGTTCAAACAGCTTTTTATGGAGCTTATTTTTGTTTGGCTCTGCCCGCCGCTCTTTTTATTCAGCGTTACAGCTACAAAGCTGGGGTGCTATTAGGCCTAGGGTTGTTTGCTACAGGTGCTCTCCTTTTTTACCCGGCAGCGCAAGCAATGGAATATATGCCGTTCCTGATGGCACTGTTCGTGTTAGCGGGAGGCCTGTCAATTTTAGAGACCAGTGCTAACCCGTACATTTTAGCCATGGGACCGGAAGAAACAGCAACGCGTCGTCTGAATATTGCTCAAGCTTGTAATCCGATTGGTTCTATTACCGGTGTATTAATTGGCAAGTTTTACATCCTAACTCAATTGAACCCTGCAACCGATACTGAGCGTGCGGCAATGGCAGCCGATGAACTAGGGAAAATTCAATCGGAGGAACTGTACGCCGTAATGATGCCTTACCTTGGTGTAGCCGCCGTTATCGCATTGATTTGGGTTTTGATCCTTAAAACTAAAATGCCAGTAGCAAAAGACGTGGCTACAGGTGATGAAGCAACATTTGGTCAAGCATTCCATCGCATTGTTAAACGCAGCCACTTTACCAAAGGTGTGTTAGCTCAGTTTTTCTATGTGGGGGCACAAATTGGTTGTTGGTCTTGGACTATCCGTTATGTCATGCAAGAGGTCGGTGGAACTGAAGCTGAAGCTTCTACATATTTATTGACTTCAATTGTGGTGTTCTCGGCTATGCGTTGGGTGTGTGTTGCACTAATGAAGCACATTGAACCACAAAAACTCTTAGCAATGCTGGCTGCCGCTGCAGCCATCTTAGTCGGCGTCGTCATGTTAGTCGGTGGAGTGACGGGTGCTTATGCTCTAGTTGGTATATCTGCATGTATGTCATTGATGTTCCCGACTATTTTTGGATTATCACTTCGTGATTTAGGCGCTGACTCAAAATTTGGTGGCAGTTTCCTCATTATGGCTATCTTGGGTGGCGCGTTACTAACGGCAATCATGGGGCAAATTTCCGATGCCGCAGGTATTGGTGCTGCATTTGTCATCCCATTCATTGGCTTCGTTTATCTCGTTTACTACGGTGCGAAAGGCTACCAAGTGAAATAA
- a CDS encoding DUF2301 domain-containing membrane protein: MANTEHQEKLDKLDRISVCLYRSGITLFSLALLCYSLVASNKLGLSSLPESLQSASIFVVCISSALAAANLHVYNKHVRAVIVWSAWLGLLIMLCGIQSSVYWLALGFIFVTFSGIALKESFCFNVYGLKLVPILLALNTLFVMLEYWQGVMICSAIAGTIMLYLSVQKWRMPLHFDIGNKANYEV, from the coding sequence ATGGCAAACACCGAGCATCAAGAAAAGCTAGATAAACTAGACCGAATCAGCGTCTGCCTTTATCGTTCTGGGATTACTCTGTTTTCATTGGCTTTGTTATGCTACTCGCTCGTGGCATCAAATAAACTTGGCCTCAGTTCACTACCTGAATCTCTGCAATCGGCCAGTATCTTTGTCGTCTGTATTTCAAGTGCGCTGGCAGCCGCCAACTTACATGTGTATAACAAACACGTCAGAGCCGTTATTGTTTGGTCAGCGTGGCTTGGTTTACTGATCATGCTGTGTGGCATCCAAAGCAGCGTTTACTGGCTTGCTTTAGGTTTTATATTCGTTACTTTTTCAGGCATTGCCCTCAAAGAATCATTTTGCTTTAACGTCTATGGCCTCAAACTTGTGCCCATTTTACTGGCATTGAACACCTTATTTGTCATGCTTGAATATTGGCAAGGAGTGATGATTTGCTCTGCTATTGCAGGAACAATTATGCTGTACCTTTCTGTTCAAAAGTGGCGAATGCCCTTGCACTTTGATATTGGCAATAAAGCCAACTATGAAGTCTGA
- a CDS encoding tetratricopeptide repeat protein, translating into MMKSIFAVLIAGCVSFSSVSMAQQLTRYNANKVQQAHELQQEDKIQQAIDILAQLEPTKEYDKAFVQRMLGVFYWQNGETNQAVKQLKAAVESGKLQDSQAWVTQKMLADILLSTESFKQALPHYYQLVKTRPESEPELQLWLRIVQAHYSLEQWSKVLTAMKSYERVQKQDDVQPLTIKLGAQMQLKQWKSALPTLQRLITLQPNKLAWWQQTAGIQLQLKQYKQSLATLSLAKRQGIKLPDQDLRTMAQLFAQQGVPEQAALVLAQVDSAKTDAKLLADQANYWQIAKEWQTATQYWALAAKSNNKYRWSLAQLLLQEGQYRQALVELEKVSGKKHPVELARVRAYYKLEEVEQALIHAKRAHALKASNESKGWIQYLSQLRTMEDTDQGIGHLTAR; encoded by the coding sequence ATGATGAAGAGTATATTTGCCGTACTAATTGCGGGCTGTGTGTCGTTTTCTAGCGTGAGTATGGCACAGCAACTAACTCGCTATAATGCGAATAAAGTCCAGCAAGCTCACGAGCTTCAGCAAGAGGACAAAATTCAGCAAGCCATTGATATTTTGGCACAGCTTGAGCCTACTAAAGAGTACGATAAAGCATTTGTACAACGCATGCTTGGTGTATTTTACTGGCAAAATGGTGAGACCAACCAAGCGGTTAAGCAACTCAAGGCTGCGGTTGAAAGCGGAAAACTGCAAGACTCGCAAGCTTGGGTCACGCAAAAAATGTTGGCCGATATTTTGTTATCTACCGAGTCGTTCAAACAAGCCTTACCGCACTATTATCAGCTTGTAAAAACACGACCAGAATCAGAACCAGAATTACAGCTATGGCTTCGAATTGTGCAGGCTCATTATAGTCTAGAACAATGGAGCAAAGTGCTTACGGCGATGAAGTCTTATGAACGTGTGCAAAAGCAAGATGACGTACAACCCCTGACGATTAAGCTTGGCGCTCAGATGCAACTTAAGCAGTGGAAATCGGCGTTGCCGACGTTGCAAAGGCTCATTACTTTACAGCCAAATAAACTGGCGTGGTGGCAACAAACAGCAGGCATTCAGCTTCAGTTAAAACAATATAAGCAGTCGCTAGCAACCCTTTCATTAGCGAAAAGACAAGGGATAAAGCTACCTGATCAAGACTTACGAACCATGGCGCAGCTTTTTGCTCAACAAGGTGTTCCGGAGCAAGCGGCATTAGTTTTAGCGCAAGTAGATTCTGCTAAAACAGACGCTAAGTTACTCGCAGACCAAGCCAATTATTGGCAAATAGCGAAAGAGTGGCAAACAGCGACACAATATTGGGCGTTGGCGGCGAAATCGAACAACAAATACCGTTGGTCTTTGGCACAATTGTTATTGCAAGAAGGCCAGTACCGACAAGCGCTGGTTGAGCTGGAAAAAGTCTCAGGGAAAAAACACCCGGTTGAATTGGCAAGAGTAAGAGCCTACTACAAGCTAGAAGAAGTGGAACAAGCTCTCATTCATGCAAAGCGCGCTCATGCACTTAAAGCCAGTAATGAAAGCAAAGGCTGGATTCAGTACTTGTCTCAACTACGCACAATGGAAGATACCGATCAGGGTATCGGCCACCTAACCGCGAGATAG
- the ltrA gene encoding group II intron reverse transcriptase/maturase: MRVYYSLYGHLLHKERLYKGFKKVWKAKGAAGIDRQSLSDYAQNLSDNLDQLLLELKTKRYTPQPVRRVEIPKDDGGVRLLGIPTVRDRVVQQALNDLLTPIFEEQFHPSSFGYRPNRSCHDAINKATMFIRRYGMQHVVDMDLSKCFDKLDHELILKSIKKRVTDSSVLELIKQFLKSGVMVDGEWQHTEIGSPQGGVISPLIANIYLDAFDQEMRKRGHRIVRYADDILIFCRSRKGAENAQVQATKVLEKQLKLTVNETKSHIAHSGEGVKFLGIEIGSHYSRIQPKKMSTFKGKLKRVTRRNGGKPLLEVIKQLAAWLRRRLRSVQLRLWKKPTRLHRRLRQLGYEGSFRYICMDSWRNAASPLASYSMPNQWFRDLGLVNLEHVRTGYVFSHYAEWKCA, encoded by the coding sequence TTGAGAGTTTACTACAGTTTATATGGTCACTTGCTCCACAAAGAGCGACTCTATAAAGGATTTAAAAAAGTGTGGAAAGCGAAAGGCGCGGCCGGAATAGATAGGCAGAGCCTAAGCGACTACGCCCAAAATCTGAGTGATAACCTAGATCAACTTCTTCTGGAACTCAAAACCAAGCGATACACCCCTCAACCCGTCAGACGGGTAGAAATACCGAAAGATGATGGTGGGGTGCGATTACTTGGGATCCCAACAGTACGGGATAGAGTTGTCCAACAAGCTCTAAATGATCTATTAACCCCAATCTTCGAAGAGCAGTTTCACCCATCCAGCTTTGGGTATAGACCGAATCGAAGTTGTCACGATGCTATAAACAAAGCGACGATGTTCATCCGTCGATACGGAATGCAACACGTCGTAGATATGGACTTATCGAAGTGCTTCGATAAGCTCGATCATGAGCTTATTCTAAAAAGCATTAAGAAACGAGTCACAGACAGTAGCGTACTGGAGCTCATCAAACAGTTCCTGAAAAGTGGCGTAATGGTTGATGGAGAGTGGCAGCATACCGAGATAGGTAGTCCGCAAGGTGGAGTAATAAGCCCACTGATAGCGAACATCTATCTGGATGCGTTTGATCAAGAGATGCGAAAGCGAGGACATCGAATAGTCCGTTATGCCGACGACATACTGATCTTCTGTCGCAGCCGTAAAGGTGCAGAAAATGCGCAAGTACAGGCAACGAAGGTCCTGGAAAAACAGCTCAAGTTAACGGTGAACGAAACCAAATCACACATAGCGCACAGCGGCGAAGGTGTGAAATTCCTTGGAATAGAAATCGGTAGCCATTATAGCCGTATTCAGCCAAAGAAAATGTCGACGTTCAAAGGAAAGTTGAAGCGAGTGACAAGACGCAATGGCGGTAAGCCATTGTTAGAAGTCATTAAACAACTGGCCGCGTGGTTAAGGCGAAGACTTCGCAGCGTCCAATTACGATTATGGAAAAAACCGACCCGACTCCACCGCAGGCTAAGACAGCTAGGTTACGAAGGGTCATTCAGGTATATCTGTATGGATAGTTGGAGAAATGCTGCGAGTCCATTAGCCAGTTACTCGATGCCAAATCAATGGTTTAGGGACCTTGGATTAGTGAATCTTGAACACGTTAGGACAGGATATGTGTTCAGCCATTATGCTGAATGGAAATGTGCATGA
- a CDS encoding PPC domain-containing DNA-binding protein, with product MLTPIAIRLTNGADLKASIAKIVTDENIQAGSIASCVGCLYSVNLRLAGAEKTLQLNEPLEIISLMGTLTPNHQHIHISVADTKGRVFGGHLLEGSLIDTTGELVIHHYPTLAFSREFDDATGYTELVIADKSASKLNT from the coding sequence ATGCTAACGCCAATCGCGATAAGACTAACAAACGGCGCAGACCTTAAAGCATCGATTGCTAAGATAGTGACCGATGAAAATATCCAAGCTGGCAGTATCGCGTCTTGTGTGGGTTGTTTGTATTCAGTTAACTTGCGATTAGCTGGTGCAGAGAAAACCTTACAGCTTAATGAACCGCTAGAAATCATCTCGTTAATGGGCACGTTAACGCCTAATCATCAGCACATTCACATTTCAGTCGCTGACACGAAAGGTAGAGTTTTCGGAGGCCATTTACTGGAGGGCAGTTTGATCGATACCACAGGTGAGCTGGTCATCCATCACTACCCTACGCTAGCGTTCTCGCGCGAATTCGATGATGCAACTGGCTATACAGAATTGGTGATTGCCGATAAAAGCGCTTCTAAGCTCAATACCTAA
- a CDS encoding ExbD/TolR family protein, translated as MRLNRPSSAKEEAQIDMTSMLDIVFIMLIFFIVTSSFVRESGVEVNRPQASNVVSQKDAGIFIAITSSNEIYIDKRVVDVERVQATLEHLLLEQPDASLVIQADEHAYNGTVVKVMDGAKGAGVKRIALAAEKG; from the coding sequence ATGAGACTAAATCGCCCATCTTCTGCTAAAGAAGAAGCACAAATTGACATGACTTCGATGCTGGATATCGTTTTTATCATGTTGATCTTTTTCATTGTAACCAGTTCGTTTGTACGCGAGTCAGGTGTTGAAGTTAACCGACCTCAAGCGAGTAATGTTGTTAGCCAAAAAGACGCCGGTATTTTTATTGCCATCACTTCTAGCAATGAAATTTACATTGATAAACGAGTCGTTGATGTTGAGCGAGTACAGGCAACGCTAGAGCACTTACTATTAGAGCAACCCGATGCTTCTTTGGTTATTCAAGCCGATGAGCATGCTTATAACGGCACGGTCGTTAAAGTGATGGATGGGGCTAAAGGCGCTGGTGTGAAACGCATCGCGTTGGCGGCGGAGAAAGGCTAA
- the hflX gene encoding GTPase HflX — MKLTAKASLNNALLISVTTPEFKGDEAKESLAELARLVTTLGFKVVGTQSQKQSSTQNLNVLGVGKMAEIAHLTGYQGSIEEEEYDEFFDETDFSDLSEDDLPSSLADVVVFDCDLSPSQLRNVESHLGVEVFDRTGIIIEIFSRHARTRTARLQVEIARLNYLVPRLRESASGDKERQMGQGAGETALELDRRNVRDQLAALKRELVSVQSELKNRRTQRSELFCVALVGYTNAGKSSMMRAMTATEVVGEDKLFATLDTTVRALQPITQPRILVSDTVGFIKKLPHDLVASFHSTLAEAHDASLLLYVVDASDPSFRAQLDVVHEVLGQVGVEGSEKLLVLNKSDRLSEEQRQALLDEFPDAMLTSTRDPLDIKKLHQYIVNVAQQGMIEEEIIVPYTANGIIGEIRSSMSVTKEEYDYEHIKLTVRSSAIDLARLKKRMQNL, encoded by the coding sequence ATGAAACTAACAGCAAAAGCATCCCTAAATAACGCGTTACTTATTTCTGTTACCACACCGGAATTTAAAGGTGATGAGGCGAAAGAGTCTCTCGCTGAACTTGCTCGTTTAGTGACAACCCTAGGGTTTAAAGTGGTTGGAACTCAGTCTCAAAAGCAGAGTTCAACACAAAACCTTAATGTCCTAGGTGTCGGTAAGATGGCGGAAATCGCCCACCTAACGGGTTATCAAGGTTCTATAGAAGAGGAAGAATACGACGAGTTTTTTGATGAAACGGATTTTTCCGATCTTTCAGAAGACGATTTACCTTCTTCACTTGCTGATGTTGTGGTGTTTGATTGTGATTTAAGCCCATCTCAGTTGCGTAATGTCGAAAGTCATTTAGGCGTAGAAGTCTTTGACCGTACCGGCATCATTATTGAAATATTTAGCCGCCATGCACGTACTCGCACGGCGCGCCTGCAAGTTGAAATTGCTCGCCTCAATTACTTAGTTCCACGATTGCGTGAGTCTGCAAGTGGTGATAAAGAACGCCAAATGGGGCAGGGTGCAGGTGAAACCGCGCTAGAGCTCGATCGCCGTAATGTACGTGACCAATTAGCCGCTCTAAAGCGTGAATTGGTTAGTGTACAGAGTGAATTGAAGAATCGCCGTACACAAAGATCAGAGCTGTTTTGTGTTGCTTTGGTTGGGTATACCAATGCGGGTAAATCCTCAATGATGCGTGCCATGACGGCAACGGAAGTGGTCGGTGAAGACAAACTGTTTGCCACTCTTGATACCACGGTTCGTGCACTGCAGCCTATTACTCAGCCGCGAATCTTAGTTTCAGATACCGTTGGCTTTATTAAAAAGCTTCCTCACGACTTAGTTGCTTCGTTTCATTCTACGTTAGCAGAAGCGCACGATGCGTCATTGTTACTGTATGTTGTTGATGCCTCTGATCCGTCATTCCGTGCACAACTTGATGTTGTCCATGAGGTGCTAGGGCAAGTTGGCGTAGAAGGCAGCGAAAAACTCTTGGTACTGAACAAGTCAGATCGCTTGAGTGAAGAACAACGACAAGCATTGCTGGACGAATTTCCTGATGCAATGCTGACCTCTACTCGTGATCCTCTTGATATCAAAAAGCTGCACCAATACATAGTGAACGTAGCGCAGCAAGGCATGATCGAAGAAGAAATCATTGTGCCTTATACCGCAAATGGCATCATAGGCGAAATTCGTTCGAGCATGAGTGTAACTAAGGAAGAGTACGACTATGAGCACATTAAACTCACGGTACGCTCTAGCGCTATTGATTTAGCAAGACTCAAAAAGCGCATGCAGAACCTTTAG
- a CDS encoding L-fucose isomerase: MSNLVKIGIRPTIDGRQMGVRESLEDQTMGMAQRAARFIEENIRHSSGEKVECVIADSCIGGVAESAATADKFKRENVGLVLTVTPCWCYGTETIDMDPHTPKAIWGFNGTERPGAVYLAAAMAGHSQVGLPAFSIYGKEVQDAGDESIPTDVQDKILRFCRAGLAVATMRGKSYLSMGSVSMGIAGSVVNPEFFQKYLGMRNEYVDMTEIKRRLDRGVYDKEEFELARSWVKEWCKEGKDYNGTPYSEERKVEDWDTVIKMTMIMRDLMQGNPKLAEQGFGEESLGHNAILSGFQGQRHWTDHLPNGDFSEAILNSSFDWNGIREPICVATENDALNGVNMMFGKLLTGEAQVFHDVRTYWSEDAVERVTGTRPESGFLHLVNSGSAALDGAGKAKSAEGKPVMKPHWELTQEDVEASLNATKWCPAIEEYFRGGGFSSQFLTEGGMPFTMHRVNIIAGIGPVLQIAEGHSIELPEDVHTILNERTNATWPTTWFVPRLTGEGTFKSVYDVMANWGANHCVITSGHVGADLIALASMLRIPVSMHNVDSKDVFRPHTWSAFGQDVEGQDYRACQNFGPIYK, translated from the coding sequence ATGTCAAATCTAGTCAAAATCGGTATCCGTCCCACCATTGATGGGCGTCAAATGGGCGTGCGAGAGTCTCTAGAAGACCAAACTATGGGCATGGCGCAACGGGCAGCTCGTTTTATTGAAGAGAATATTCGTCATTCAAGTGGTGAGAAGGTCGAATGTGTCATCGCCGATTCATGTATTGGTGGCGTCGCGGAATCCGCTGCAACGGCAGACAAATTTAAACGCGAAAACGTGGGCCTTGTACTGACGGTTACTCCTTGCTGGTGTTACGGAACAGAAACTATCGATATGGACCCGCATACACCAAAAGCTATTTGGGGCTTTAACGGTACAGAACGTCCTGGCGCGGTTTACCTAGCTGCGGCCATGGCAGGGCACTCTCAAGTTGGTCTGCCGGCTTTCTCTATCTATGGTAAAGAAGTTCAGGATGCAGGTGATGAATCCATTCCAACGGATGTTCAAGATAAGATTCTTCGTTTCTGCCGTGCAGGCTTAGCCGTTGCAACGATGAGAGGCAAGTCTTACCTCTCTATGGGCTCGGTTTCAATGGGTATTGCAGGTTCTGTGGTTAATCCAGAATTTTTCCAAAAATATTTGGGCATGCGCAACGAATACGTTGATATGACAGAGATTAAGCGTCGTTTAGATCGCGGTGTGTATGATAAAGAAGAGTTTGAACTTGCGCGTTCTTGGGTGAAAGAATGGTGTAAGGAAGGTAAAGATTACAACGGCACTCCGTATAGCGAAGAACGTAAAGTAGAAGATTGGGATACGGTCATCAAGATGACGATGATCATGCGTGATCTTATGCAAGGTAATCCGAAATTAGCTGAGCAAGGATTTGGCGAAGAGTCGTTAGGGCACAATGCGATTCTATCGGGTTTCCAAGGGCAGCGTCACTGGACAGATCACCTGCCAAATGGTGACTTCTCTGAGGCTATCTTAAACTCTTCTTTCGACTGGAATGGTATTCGTGAGCCAATTTGTGTTGCAACGGAAAACGATGCGTTAAATGGCGTGAACATGATGTTTGGTAAGCTTCTGACTGGTGAAGCGCAAGTATTCCACGATGTCCGTACTTATTGGTCTGAAGATGCGGTTGAGCGCGTTACGGGTACACGCCCTGAGTCAGGATTTTTGCATTTGGTTAATTCTGGTTCAGCGGCACTAGATGGTGCCGGTAAAGCGAAGTCTGCTGAGGGCAAACCGGTAATGAAACCGCACTGGGAGCTTACTCAGGAAGATGTTGAAGCGTCATTGAATGCTACTAAATGGTGCCCTGCTATCGAAGAATATTTCCGTGGGGGCGGTTTCTCATCGCAGTTCCTAACTGAAGGCGGTATGCCTTTCACTATGCACCGAGTCAATATCATTGCTGGTATCGGTCCAGTTCTTCAAATTGCAGAAGGGCATTCAATTGAATTACCAGAAGATGTTCACACTATCTTAAATGAGCGCACGAACGCGACATGGCCTACTACCTGGTTTGTTCCTCGTTTGACGGGAGAAGGGACATTTAAGTCTGTTTACGATGTGATGGCCAATTGGGGCGCTAACCACTGCGTTATTACTTCTGGCCACGTTGGTGCAGATTTGATTGCTCTGGCTTCCATGCTACGGATCCCTGTTTCAATGCACAACGTTGATAGCAAAGATGTATTCCGCCCTCATACATGGTCAGCCTTTGGACAAGATGTGGAAGGACAAGACTACCGAGCCTGTCAGAATTTCGGTCCCATCTATAAGTAA
- a CDS encoding energy transducer TonB, producing the protein MLRLFIALPFAAAIALSLFTFMAWMVDNGHQRAADNESPLAFDVVMVEEEREAQRRQRSVPEKPKTPQPPAATTLKTNVAQTATPPMPAMPDLSLQGVNQGLAINLPQFSDFGSNQQAMPLYRVEPRYPARALKKGAEGYVLMSFTIDKTGRPTDITVVEAKPRRLFEREAKRALKKWKYQPKVVDGRAIAQIGQTVKLEFKISQ; encoded by the coding sequence ATGCTGCGACTATTCATCGCGCTGCCTTTCGCTGCGGCAATTGCATTGAGTTTGTTTACCTTCATGGCATGGATGGTTGATAACGGTCATCAGCGAGCGGCAGATAACGAGTCTCCCCTTGCATTTGATGTCGTGATGGTAGAAGAAGAGCGTGAAGCGCAAAGAAGGCAACGAAGTGTTCCTGAAAAACCGAAGACTCCGCAGCCTCCAGCGGCAACCACGCTAAAAACCAACGTCGCACAAACGGCGACGCCACCGATGCCTGCGATGCCGGATTTGTCTTTGCAAGGAGTGAACCAAGGGCTTGCTATTAATTTGCCTCAGTTCTCAGATTTTGGCTCAAATCAACAAGCGATGCCTTTGTATCGTGTTGAGCCTCGCTACCCAGCAAGAGCGTTGAAGAAGGGTGCCGAAGGGTATGTGTTGATGTCATTTACCATTGATAAAACAGGCAGGCCAACCGATATTACGGTAGTAGAAGCAAAGCCAAGACGTCTGTTTGAAAGAGAGGCGAAGCGCGCTCTGAAAAAATGGAAATATCAACCGAAAGTCGTGGATGGTCGAGCGATCGCTCAAATTGGACAAACCGTGAAATTGGAGTTCAAAATAAGCCAATGA